The DNA sequence TCAAACTGAGCAGTTTTCGTATCGTAAATAACGAGATCAGTGAAGGTCCCTCCAATGTCTATCCCGATCAGCATTATTTATCATTCCTATTTTTCTCACCTTCTAAGTCGACATCCTTGGTTTCCTTTATCTTGAGGGCCGATCCAATGGCCAGTACCGAAAATATCAGACCATAGACTGGATACAGGAATTCGGATATGGCACCAAGGGCTAGCGAAGCATACGGTGCAGGTCCTGCAACGTAAGCGTTTGCAAACTGGTAAGCAAATGAGTTTCCCGTGTACCGGACATTCGTTGGGAATATCTCTGAAATGATGTCTCCTTCCGATGTGTACCCTATTCCGTGTGAAACTCCGTAAAGCAACAGGAAAATTATCAGAAGCCCTGCTCCTCTCAGGAATATTGACGGGAACACGATCACTATAAACACCAGGTTCGCAACAATAGCCATTACCCTTCTTCCAACCTTATCGGATATTATACCTCCAATGAAGACAAAGAGTATCTCGGCGAGGCCAAACCCAATGATTGCAATTTGAGCAAAGTGAACCGTAACAATGTTTTCTACCTCATACAGTGATGGGATCAATGTAATTCCAACATAGTAAATTGTTCCGGATGATGCCACTATCAGCGTGCTCAGAAGAAGGTTTAACTTATGTTGTTTGAATAATCCTGAAATAGGATATTTCTGAATCTCTTTTTCCTTTTTTGCGGCTTCGAATATAGGTGTCTCTGGAATTCTTAGCCTTATGAAAACCCCTATAACAAGAACAAAAAAAGCAAGTAGATATGGAATTCTCCAGCCCCAGGCATACATCGCTGAAGATGGTAGAATTGATGTAAGTATCAGGAATGCAACTGCGCCAAGTATCAGCCCAATTCCCACTGTGCTCTGAACAAATGAGCCCCAAAGGCCCCTCTTCTTCTTGAAGTTTTCCAGTGTAAGGAGCATTGCGCCTCCCCATTCCCCTCCAAGACCGAATCCAAGCAGAAGCCTCAGTATTATAAGAAGTATTATTGCTGAAACCCCGGATTGGGCATACGTTGGCAGCACTCCAACAAATCCTGTTGATAGACCGGATATGATCAGCGTCAAGATCAACATCCTCTTTCTACCTATCTTATCACCGTAATGCCCAAAAACCACAGCACCGACCGGCCTCATGAAGAACCCGATGGCAAACACGAAAAGGACTGACGCAATTGCGGTTAGGGCATTAGTCTTTGGAAGAAAAGCAGCCCCGATATATACCGCGCCGGAACTAAAAAGAAAGATGCCATACCATTCTAATATGGTTCCGATCATTGCAGCCGATATCACCGTTCTCTGTACCTTTTCCATGAAAAAAAATAAAAGGTATGAGTTAATAAATACATCCAATGAAATATAGGGGTAGTCGTTTAAATACAGCGGGAACGCCGTGTATAATACGCTTAAAGGCCAAGAAGACACCAGTGTAGAAACAAGTGGGTAGAAATACTCATAGTTCGCAATAAAAAATAAGTTGTTTCCAAACACTCCCAGAATGAATGCCACTGATTCTTAGAGTGTCCGAAAACCAGTTATGTCTGTAGGGGATGCGTCTAAACCGGTATAGTGTGATATACCCGTATAAGTATGGGACATCTTGTAAAATATCATTCAGCCCTACCAACCAGATTAACTTCATCACGAATATTGTTCAATGTTGCCCCCAAGATCAATGGTATTTGTATAGCTGAGCGGCCATTGCCTTTCCAACTCGTGTTACAGGGATTTTTTACACACTTAGAATAGTTATTCAATTGCTAGTTGCCACGTGATCACAAGCATTCTATTTATTAGATAAATTTGATTCAAAACACAGAATTTTCGGCTCCAGCTGGAATATGAAGGAAGGAGGTGCTGGAAGCAATATTGATAGAAACCAATACCTTAACTATTTTAAGAGATGCCACAAAAGACCGTGTCGTAGCGATATTACTGCGGTGCTATACAAGTGCAATGACTGCACTTCTTCGTGAGAGAAAATTCCTTGTATTCATGGATGAGTGCCATTTCTATCAACACGGCACAAGGATAAGGACATGGTACCCAGCTGAAGATGCAGACCCAGCAGTGCTGCAGGAACCAAACAGAAAAAGAATAAGCGTTTTCGGGGCTGTGAGCATAAAGGACAGCAGACTTGTAACAGAAATCATGGAAAAGTACAATGCACCCATATTCCTGGAGTTCCCTTCCCTTGTGTGAGCAAGATTCCCGGACAGTATACTTGCACTGGACAATACACTGTATCACCACGCATGTCTAATCACAGATTATGCATTTCTCACTAATATTGATGTGATATTTCTTCCCCAGTACCCGCCGTAACTGAACCTCATAGAAAGGGTGTGGAAGCTTGTAAAGAAGCAGGCAACGCACAACAGGAATTTCGGTTGCTGAATGAGCGAAAGAATGCCATTTTTGAAGAATTCAGTAAACTTTCCATGCCAAATGAGGAGTTGAGAAAACTATGCGTAATCAATTAAGTCGCCATGTATAATTGTTCTCTACACTTTCATGTGGGTTGAGAACTAATCGGGGACGGGTAACCGACTGAAAAAAATTCCATATTGGAGTATAAGGAGCGGGATATTCTGGTGATAGGCAGGTACCAACAACTCAATGTGTTCCGGAATAGCTGGAATGTTCGAGATGTTACTACCCACATTAAAGCTTGATGAGCCCGTATAATTTCATTCAGGAAATTCTTTCCACGGAATAGATGTGATGGCGCATATCCCCTGGATCATGGCGAACGCTTCGGGGATTGCGTTTTTGACGCTTAGCCTGACCTATTTTGCCTGTGTTTTACGGTAGGTCACCAACCCCATACACATCCATCTTCTCTTGCGCAGAAGACTTCATTATGTTCATCGCTTTCCCGCACCTTTGTCCAAATTCCAAGGAATTGGACTAATGCAGTTATGCAGAAAAGCTCCCAGATAACAAATATCTGCATGAT is a window from the Thermoplasmatales archaeon genome containing:
- a CDS encoding shikimate transporter, producing the protein MAFILGVFGNNLFFIANYEYFYPLVSTLVSSWPLSVLYTAFPLYLNDYPYISLDVFINSYLLFFFMEKVQRTVISAAMIGTILEWYGIFLFSSGAVYIGAAFLPKTNALTAIASVLFVFAIGFFMRPVGAVVFGHYGDKIGRKRMLILTLIISGLSTGFVGVLPTYAQSGVSAIILLIILRLLLGFGLGGEWGGAMLLTLENFKKKRGLWGSFVQSTVGIGLILGAVAFLILTSILPSSAMYAWGWRIPYLLAFFVLVIGVFIRLRIPETPIFEAAKKEKEIQKYPISGLFKQHKLNLLLSTLIVASSGTIYYVGITLIPSLYEVENIVTVHFAQIAIIGFGLAEILFVFIGGIISDKVGRRVMAIVANLVFIVIVFPSIFLRGAGLLIIFLLLYGVSHGIGYTSEGDIISEIFPTNVRYTGNSFAYQFANAYVAGPAPYASLALGAISEFLYPVYGLIFSVLAIGSALKIKETKDVDLEGEKNRNDK